Proteins encoded within one genomic window of Coprococcus phoceensis:
- a CDS encoding GNAT family N-acetyltransferase — protein sequence MGIEYREERSGSKIQIFSYCDEKKTGAICALSDGYDWALICDVWADKAETEKKLIREMILKLQGQEIFVTATPDKLDLYEEIGFRRSKNSFTYVGKVLSDAQEKELTESGLYLPIGYRYETEFEPLTGMFPVGKKSDKQKFKVFYSDKSDRADYHQVNALLEKAFGGKRNEYVTKDTFSKSQYVQYAYDNETLIGCARAISDGAHALILNVAVDPDYQGLHLGWNIVDKLSRQMKDQNIFLNTHPGGVGFYNQKGFRRNKTALLLQAHEMPDEIKKGFCLPRGYRFSDESLKVQKTP from the coding sequence ATGGGTATTGAATATAGGGAAGAAAGAAGTGGAAGTAAGATTCAGATTTTTTCATATTGTGATGAAAAGAAGACAGGAGCAATCTGCGCGCTGTCTGACGGATATGACTGGGCATTGATTTGTGATGTATGGGCTGATAAGGCGGAAACGGAAAAGAAACTTATCCGTGAAATGATTTTAAAACTGCAGGGACAGGAAATTTTTGTGACAGCCACGCCGGATAAACTGGATTTGTATGAAGAAATCGGTTTTCGACGCTCCAAAAATTCCTTTACATATGTAGGAAAAGTGTTAAGTGATGCACAGGAAAAAGAACTGACCGAAAGTGGATTATACCTGCCAATCGGGTATCGATATGAAACGGAATTTGAGCCTCTTACAGGAATGTTTCCGGTCGGGAAGAAATCGGATAAACAAAAATTTAAGGTTTTTTATTCCGATAAATCTGACCGTGCCGATTATCATCAGGTAAATGCGCTGCTAGAAAAAGCTTTTGGAGGGAAACGAAACGAATATGTGACAAAAGACACATTTTCTAAAAGTCAGTACGTACAGTATGCATACGATAATGAAACATTAATCGGCTGTGCCAGAGCAATTTCCGATGGAGCGCATGCACTGATTTTAAATGTGGCTGTTGATCCTGACTATCAGGGACTTCATTTAGGATGGAACATTGTGGACAAGCTCTCGCGTCAAATGAAAGATCAAAATATTTTTTTGAATACACATCCCGGCGGAGTCGGATTTTATAATCAAAAAGGCTTCCGAAGGAATAAAACCGCTTTATTGCTGCAAGCACATGAAATGCCGGATGAGATAAAAAAAGGCTTCTGTCTGCCGAGAGGCTATCGGTTTTCAGATGAAAGTTTAAAAGTACAGAAAACACCGTAG
- a CDS encoding GNAT family N-acetyltransferase, with protein METILQKYEFRMIRLEETEQAAEIEQICFPPNEACSYEHMAARIKKAPDLFLVAVDRETGKLAGFLNGLATDREHLTDDFFTDASVHNPEGKNIMLLGLDVLPDHRGQGLARALVDEYLRREREKNRKLVILTCVEEKVNMYEKFGFHDHGIGESNWGGEQWHEMSIHLSDTCERKN; from the coding sequence ATGGAAACAATTTTACAAAAATATGAATTTCGAATGATTCGACTAGAGGAGACGGAACAAGCAGCAGAGATTGAACAAATCTGTTTTCCGCCAAATGAAGCGTGTTCTTATGAGCACATGGCAGCACGTATAAAAAAGGCACCGGATTTGTTTTTGGTAGCAGTGGATAGGGAGACAGGAAAATTAGCAGGATTTCTCAATGGTTTGGCAACAGATCGGGAACATCTCACCGATGATTTTTTTACAGATGCCAGCGTACATAATCCGGAAGGAAAGAACATTATGCTGCTTGGTCTGGATGTGCTTCCGGACCATAGAGGTCAGGGATTGGCGAGAGCGCTAGTGGATGAATATTTGAGAAGAGAGCGGGAAAAGAATCGCAAGTTAGTCATTTTGACCTGTGTAGAAGAGAAAGTAAATATGTATGAAAAATTTGGTTTTCATGATCATGGCATCGGAGAGTCTAATTGGGGCGGCGAGCAGTGGCATGAAATGAGCATTCATCTGTCTGACACTTGTGAAAGAAAAAACTAA
- a CDS encoding cytidylate kinase-like family protein — MSKRIITIGRQFGSNGRLIGIALAERLGINCYDKDLIKLASEHTDIPYDQLKLVDEKREKPWRYQVDENSNIDRHYRYGHIDEILFNLQSKIIKEMASKEDCIIVGRCGNYVLRDEERCKNIYLYAPLDVRISTIMERYQLDEKGAHSLVRKMDKDRSYYFNYYTDQSWDEMNTYDLSIDTSAFTVDEIVDLLEMVYNKL, encoded by the coding sequence ATGAGTAAACGAATTATTACAATCGGAAGACAATTTGGAAGTAACGGACGTCTAATCGGGATTGCGTTGGCAGAACGTCTCGGAATCAACTGTTATGACAAGGATCTGATCAAACTTGCCTCAGAACACACAGATATTCCATATGACCAACTGAAACTGGTAGACGAAAAAAGAGAAAAACCTTGGCGGTATCAAGTAGACGAAAACAGCAATATCGATCGTCACTATCGTTACGGTCACATTGATGAGATTCTGTTCAACCTGCAGTCAAAGATTATCAAAGAAATGGCTTCAAAAGAAGACTGCATTATTGTGGGACGCTGCGGTAATTATGTGCTCCGCGATGAAGAAAGATGTAAAAATATCTATCTGTACGCCCCTTTAGATGTCCGTATCTCAACCATTATGGAGCGATACCAACTAGATGAAAAGGGCGCTCACTCCTTAGTGCGCAAGATGGATAAAGACAGAAGCTACTATTTCAACTACTACACCGACCAGAGCTGGGATGAGATGAACACTTATGATCTGAGCATAGACACAAGTGCATTTACCGTTGATGAGATTGTCGATCTGCTTGAGATGGTTTATAACAAATTGTAA
- a CDS encoding YaiI/YqxD family protein: MKILVDADACPVVTIVELIAQKYQIPVILLCDTNHVLESSYSQVVTVGAGTDAVDFKLVSICKRGDIVVTQDYGVAAMILGKGAYGIHQSGKWYTNENIDQMLMERHLAKKARNTKKRQHLKGPAKRTELDNKRFEEAFDKLICTILGR; this comes from the coding sequence ATGAAAATTTTAGTGGATGCAGATGCTTGCCCGGTAGTAACTATTGTAGAGCTGATTGCACAAAAATATCAGATACCGGTAATTTTATTATGTGATACCAATCACGTACTGGAGTCTTCGTACAGTCAAGTTGTGACTGTCGGTGCTGGGACAGATGCGGTTGACTTTAAATTAGTCAGCATCTGCAAAAGAGGAGATATTGTCGTGACTCAGGATTATGGCGTGGCTGCTATGATTCTCGGAAAAGGTGCTTATGGTATTCATCAGAGTGGAAAATGGTACACAAATGAAAACATAGATCAGATGTTAATGGAACGCCATTTGGCAAAAAAAGCGAGAAATACAAAAAAACGACAGCATCTAAAAGGACCTGCAAAAAGAACGGAGTTGGATAATAAAAGATTTGAAGAGGCGTTTGACAAGTTGATATGTACAATATTGGGCAGGTAA
- a CDS encoding DUF6019 family protein — protein MWNELGISGGTAIVILIALYFVIKWAVKNGVKEAYKDITGKKPVEDEKNEKELEGLVNDSQDAKI, from the coding sequence ATGTGGAATGAATTAGGCATAAGCGGAGGAACCGCAATTGTTATTTTGATAGCACTATATTTTGTCATTAAGTGGGCTGTGAAGAATGGTGTGAAAGAAGCATATAAGGATATTACCGGAAAGAAACCTGTTGAAGATGAAAAAAATGAAAAAGAGCTAGAAGGACTGGTAAATGATTCACAAGACGCAAAAATTTAA